One window from the genome of Osmerus eperlanus chromosome 1, fOsmEpe2.1, whole genome shotgun sequence encodes:
- the lhfpl5a gene encoding LHFPL tetraspan subfamily member 5 protein, with protein sequence MLPAQEAAKIYHTNYVRNARAVGVLWTIFTICFAIITVVVFIQPYWIGDSVNTPQAGYFGLFHYCIGNALTSELTCKGSALDFGSIPSGAFKTAMFFVGISMLLVVGSIICFSLFFFCNAGSVYKICAWMQLASCTCMVIGCMIYPDGWDSEEVKRMCGQRTDKYTLGNCTVRWAYILAIISIMDSLILSFLAFSLGNRQDKLLPDDFKVEGKDDA encoded by the exons ATGCTCCCAGCTCAAGAAGCCGCTAAAATCTACCACACCAATTACGTGCGTAATGCTCGCGCAGTCGGGGTCCTCTGGACCATCTTTACCATCTGCTTCGCCATAATCACCGTGGTGGTGTTCATCCAGCCCTACTGGATCGGAGACAGCGTCAACACCCCGCAGGCCGGGTACTTCGGCCTCTTCCACTACTGCATCGGGAACGCGCTGACCTCGGAGCTCACCTGCAAAGGAAGCGCGCTGGATTTCGGTTCCATCCCGTCCGGCGCCTTCAAAACGGCGATGTTCTTTGTGGGGATCTCGATGCTGCTCGTGGTGGGCAGCATCATTTGTTTCAGCTTGTTTTTCTTCTGTAACGCGGGAAGCGTTTATAAGATTTGCGCCTGGATGCAGCTGGCCTCCT GTACTTGTATGGTGATTGGCTGCATGATCTACCCAGACGGCTGGGACTCGGAGGAGGTGAAGCGCATGTGCGGCCAGCGGACAGACAAGTACACCCTGGGGAACTGCACAGTGCGCTGGGCCTACATCCTGGCCATCATCAGCATCATGGACtcactcatcctctccttcctcgcCTTCAGCCTGGGAAACCGACAGGACAAGCTGCTGCCAGACGACTTCAAGGTGGAGGGCAAAG ACGATGCCTGA
- the srpk1b gene encoding SRSF protein kinase 1b isoform X2 yields the protein MGIRSSCRPEAALRGAPQQPDSPLPEQQEVLGSDEDEQEDPNDYCRGGYHHVSIGDLFSGRYHVIRKLGWGHFSTVWLAWDIQGKRFVAMKVVKSAEHYTETALDEIKLLKTVRNTDPSDPSREKVVQLLDDFKISGVNGTHVVMVFEVLGHHLLKWIIKSNYQGLPLPCVKSIIRQVLQGLDYLHTKCRIIHTDIKPENVLLTVNEAYIRKMAAEATAWQRSGAPPPSGSAVSTAPAPKQMVKISKNRKKKLKRKQRRQAELLEKRIQEMEGAPARGEEEVEEEEEDTTEATDSSLADAGSTLQDIASADAVTEIWSQEEKQPPDLREEEERKEEEIRSEEQDNSKEMNCNGHAPLESQITRTNQEQREEEDQQNANETQPDHNAMTSQPYSACNGTGPGDPYDSIPMTPDPDMEGKEPGGEEERKEEGREEAMELEGEARREAETEKPNASMTADSLLVNPLEPQNAEALQVKMADLGNACWVNKHFTDDIQTRQYRSLEVLMGAGYSTPADIWSTACMAFELATGDYLFEPHSGEDYCRDEDHIALIIELLGKVPRKLIMVGKYSKEFFTKKGDLRHITRLKPWGLLEVLVEKYDWSREEAQTFSSFLLPMLDLVPERRPTAAECLRHAWIAP from the exons ATGGGCATACGTTCTTCCTGCAG GCCGGAGGCGGCGTTGCGGGGAGCACCCCAGCAACCAGACTCTCCCCTCCCAGAGCAGCAGGAAGTCCTGGGCTCTGAtgaggatgagcaggaggaCCCCAACGACTACTGCAGGG GGGGCTACCACCATGTGAGTATCGGGGACCTGTTCAGTGGGAGGTACCACGTGATTCGCAAGCTGGGCTGGGGACACTTCTCCACCGTGTGGCTGGCCTGGGACATCCA ggGAAAGCGTTTCGTGGCCATGAAGGTGGTTAAGAGTGCAGAGCACTACACAGAGACAGCCCTGGACGAGATCAAGCTGCTCAAAACA gtcaGGAACACTGACCCCAGTGACCCCAGCAGAGAGAAGGTTGTTCAGCTGCTAGACGACTTCAAGATCTCAGGCGTGAATGGAACCC ACGTGGTGATGGTGTTTGAGGTGCTTGGTCACCACCTGCTCAAGTGGATCATCAAGTCCAACTACCAGggtctccccctgccctgcgTCAAGAGCATCATACGGCag GTGCTGCAGGGTCTAGACTACCTCCACACCAAGTGCAGGATCATCCATACAGACATCAAGCCTGAGAACGTGCTGCTGACGGTGAACGAGGCCTACATCAGGAAGATGGCCGCCGAGGCCACTGCCTGGCAGCGCTCCggagccccgcccccctccggCTCAGCAG taAGCACAGCCCCAGCACCCAAACAA atgGTGAAGATATCTAAGAACAGGAAGAAGAAGTTGAAAaggaagcagaggaggcaggcggagctgctggagaagaggatccaagagatggagggagcacCTGCGAGAggcgaggaggaagtggaggaggaggaggaggacactaCAGAAGCCACAGACAGCAGCTTGGCCGATGCCGGCTCCACACTGCAGGACATCGCCAGCGCAG ATGCCGTGACAGAGATCTGGAGTCAGGAGGAGAAACAGCCCCCAGacttgagggaggaggaggagaggaaggaggaggagatcagGAGCGAGGAGCAGGACAACAGTAAGGAGATGAACTGCAATGGCCACGCACCCCTGGAGAGCCAGATAACAAGGACCAatcaggagcagagagaggaggaggaccagcaGAATGCTAACGAGACGCAGCCTGACCACAACGCCATGACCAGCCAGCCCTACTCAGCATGCAACGGGACAGGTCCTGGTGATCCGTACGACTCCATCcctatgacccctgaccccgacATGGAGGGTAAAgaacctggaggggaggaggagaggaaggaggaagggagagaggaggcaatgGAGCTGGAAGGAGAGGCCAGAAGAGAGGCCGAGACGGAGAAACCGAACG CCTCCATGACAGCAGACAGCCTGCTAGTGAACCCATTGGAGCCCCAGAATGCTGAGGCGCTGCAGGTGAAGATGGCCGACCTGGGCAACGCCTGCTGGGTG aaCAAGCACTTCACAGATGACATCCAGACCCGTCAGTATCGTTCTCTGGAGGTGTTGATGGGGGCTGGATACAGCACCCCTGCAGACATCTGGAGCACCGCATGCATG GCGTTTGAGTTGGCTACAGGGGACTACCTGTTTGAGCCTCACTCTGGAGAGGACTACTGCAGAGATGAAG aCCACATAGCATTGATCATCGAGCTGTTGGGAAAAGTTCCTCGTAAGCTCATCATGGTGGGGAAATACTCGAAGGAGTTCTTCACAAAGAAAG gtGACCTGAGGCACATCACCAGGCTGAAGCCCTGGGGTCTGCTGGAGGTGTTGGTTGAGAAGTATGACTGGTCCAGAGAAGAGGCCCAGACCTTCTCCAGCTTCCTTCTGCCCATGTTAGACCTGGTCCCAGAGAGGAGGCCCACGGCTGCAGAGTGTCTCCGTCATGCCTGGATAGCCCCCTAG
- the srpk1b gene encoding SRSF protein kinase 1b isoform X1 — protein sequence MSQPANNMERKVLAAQARKKRTKTKKPGKRPEAALRGAPQQPDSPLPEQQEVLGSDEDEQEDPNDYCRGGYHHVSIGDLFSGRYHVIRKLGWGHFSTVWLAWDIQGKRFVAMKVVKSAEHYTETALDEIKLLKTVRNTDPSDPSREKVVQLLDDFKISGVNGTHVVMVFEVLGHHLLKWIIKSNYQGLPLPCVKSIIRQVLQGLDYLHTKCRIIHTDIKPENVLLTVNEAYIRKMAAEATAWQRSGAPPPSGSAVSTAPAPKQMVKISKNRKKKLKRKQRRQAELLEKRIQEMEGAPARGEEEVEEEEEDTTEATDSSLADAGSTLQDIASADAVTEIWSQEEKQPPDLREEEERKEEEIRSEEQDNSKEMNCNGHAPLESQITRTNQEQREEEDQQNANETQPDHNAMTSQPYSACNGTGPGDPYDSIPMTPDPDMEGKEPGGEEERKEEGREEAMELEGEARREAETEKPNASMTADSLLVNPLEPQNAEALQVKMADLGNACWVNKHFTDDIQTRQYRSLEVLMGAGYSTPADIWSTACMAFELATGDYLFEPHSGEDYCRDEDHIALIIELLGKVPRKLIMVGKYSKEFFTKKGDLRHITRLKPWGLLEVLVEKYDWSREEAQTFSSFLLPMLDLVPERRPTAAECLRHAWIAP from the exons GCCGGAGGCGGCGTTGCGGGGAGCACCCCAGCAACCAGACTCTCCCCTCCCAGAGCAGCAGGAAGTCCTGGGCTCTGAtgaggatgagcaggaggaCCCCAACGACTACTGCAGGG GGGGCTACCACCATGTGAGTATCGGGGACCTGTTCAGTGGGAGGTACCACGTGATTCGCAAGCTGGGCTGGGGACACTTCTCCACCGTGTGGCTGGCCTGGGACATCCA ggGAAAGCGTTTCGTGGCCATGAAGGTGGTTAAGAGTGCAGAGCACTACACAGAGACAGCCCTGGACGAGATCAAGCTGCTCAAAACA gtcaGGAACACTGACCCCAGTGACCCCAGCAGAGAGAAGGTTGTTCAGCTGCTAGACGACTTCAAGATCTCAGGCGTGAATGGAACCC ACGTGGTGATGGTGTTTGAGGTGCTTGGTCACCACCTGCTCAAGTGGATCATCAAGTCCAACTACCAGggtctccccctgccctgcgTCAAGAGCATCATACGGCag GTGCTGCAGGGTCTAGACTACCTCCACACCAAGTGCAGGATCATCCATACAGACATCAAGCCTGAGAACGTGCTGCTGACGGTGAACGAGGCCTACATCAGGAAGATGGCCGCCGAGGCCACTGCCTGGCAGCGCTCCggagccccgcccccctccggCTCAGCAG taAGCACAGCCCCAGCACCCAAACAA atgGTGAAGATATCTAAGAACAGGAAGAAGAAGTTGAAAaggaagcagaggaggcaggcggagctgctggagaagaggatccaagagatggagggagcacCTGCGAGAggcgaggaggaagtggaggaggaggaggaggacactaCAGAAGCCACAGACAGCAGCTTGGCCGATGCCGGCTCCACACTGCAGGACATCGCCAGCGCAG ATGCCGTGACAGAGATCTGGAGTCAGGAGGAGAAACAGCCCCCAGacttgagggaggaggaggagaggaaggaggaggagatcagGAGCGAGGAGCAGGACAACAGTAAGGAGATGAACTGCAATGGCCACGCACCCCTGGAGAGCCAGATAACAAGGACCAatcaggagcagagagaggaggaggaccagcaGAATGCTAACGAGACGCAGCCTGACCACAACGCCATGACCAGCCAGCCCTACTCAGCATGCAACGGGACAGGTCCTGGTGATCCGTACGACTCCATCcctatgacccctgaccccgacATGGAGGGTAAAgaacctggaggggaggaggagaggaaggaggaagggagagaggaggcaatgGAGCTGGAAGGAGAGGCCAGAAGAGAGGCCGAGACGGAGAAACCGAACG CCTCCATGACAGCAGACAGCCTGCTAGTGAACCCATTGGAGCCCCAGAATGCTGAGGCGCTGCAGGTGAAGATGGCCGACCTGGGCAACGCCTGCTGGGTG aaCAAGCACTTCACAGATGACATCCAGACCCGTCAGTATCGTTCTCTGGAGGTGTTGATGGGGGCTGGATACAGCACCCCTGCAGACATCTGGAGCACCGCATGCATG GCGTTTGAGTTGGCTACAGGGGACTACCTGTTTGAGCCTCACTCTGGAGAGGACTACTGCAGAGATGAAG aCCACATAGCATTGATCATCGAGCTGTTGGGAAAAGTTCCTCGTAAGCTCATCATGGTGGGGAAATACTCGAAGGAGTTCTTCACAAAGAAAG gtGACCTGAGGCACATCACCAGGCTGAAGCCCTGGGGTCTGCTGGAGGTGTTGGTTGAGAAGTATGACTGGTCCAGAGAAGAGGCCCAGACCTTCTCCAGCTTCCTTCTGCCCATGTTAGACCTGGTCCCAGAGAGGAGGCCCACGGCTGCAGAGTGTCTCCGTCATGCCTGGATAGCCCCCTAG